A window from Listeria seeligeri serovar 1/2b str. SLCC3954 encodes these proteins:
- a CDS encoding restriction endonuclease subunit S produces MVSKWTKEQLPNVLIDQKSAMKIGPFGSQLKKELLQKRGNYRVYGQENVYKNDFSFGDRYLSKEKFEGLKSSEICSNDIVISTMGTIGHCAIVPSNILPGIMDSHLIRLRLDNKKVNHLFLKYILQSESIQNQIKKMSVGGIMDGLSTSIIKQIEISYPSINEQKNIAESLSDIDQLINSLSELIKKKESIKNAFLENLVTGARRFKGFDGEWENINLGGTSLLKARIGWQGLTTSEYLESGFSYLITGTDFKKGTINWKDIHFVEKHRYDQDKNIQVKDDDLLLTKDGTIGKVALVKNLNKPATLNSGVFVIRPIKNKYLTEYVYYVLTSSVFRTFLNKLAAGSTISHLYQKDLTNFEFFLPSSLKEQKAVATILSDIDKEIFKLEEKLEKYKKIKQGMMEQLLTGKIRLA; encoded by the coding sequence ATGGTAAGTAAATGGACTAAAGAGCAACTACCGAATGTTTTAATTGATCAGAAAAGTGCGATGAAAATTGGTCCATTTGGAAGTCAATTAAAAAAAGAATTACTGCAAAAAAGAGGAAATTACCGAGTTTATGGACAAGAAAATGTTTATAAAAATGATTTTTCATTTGGTGATAGATACCTTAGTAAAGAAAAATTTGAAGGTTTAAAAAGTTCGGAAATATGTTCTAACGATATTGTGATAAGTACGATGGGAACAATAGGACACTGTGCGATTGTACCTAGTAATATTTTGCCAGGTATAATGGATTCACATTTAATAAGGCTAAGATTAGATAATAAAAAAGTTAATCATCTTTTTTTAAAATATATTTTACAGAGTGAAAGCATACAAAATCAGATAAAAAAAATGTCAGTGGGCGGTATAATGGATGGACTAAGTACATCTATTATAAAGCAAATTGAGATTTCTTATCCATCTATCAACGAACAAAAGAACATAGCTGAATCACTTTCTGACATTGATCAATTAATTAATTCTTTATCTGAATTGATAAAAAAGAAAGAATCCATTAAAAATGCTTTTCTTGAAAATTTAGTAACAGGAGCAAGAAGGTTCAAGGGGTTTGATGGTGAATGGGAAAATATTAATTTAGGAGGAACATCACTATTAAAGGCAAGGATTGGATGGCAGGGTTTAACGACTTCTGAGTATTTAGAATCTGGATTTTCCTATCTAATTACTGGTACTGATTTTAAGAAGGGGACGATAAATTGGAAAGATATTCATTTTGTAGAGAAGCATCGGTATGATCAAGATAAAAATATTCAGGTAAAAGACGATGATCTTCTATTAACAAAGGATGGTACAATTGGCAAAGTTGCATTGGTGAAAAACCTAAATAAGCCTGCTACTCTTAATAGTGGTGTTTTTGTTATTAGACCTATAAAGAATAAATATCTTACTGAATATGTATATTATGTTTTAACTTCAAGTGTTTTTAGAACGTTTTTAAACAAATTGGCAGCAGGTTCAACAATCAGCCATCTTTATCAAAAAGATTTAACGAATTTTGAATTCTTTTTGCCTAGTAGTTTAAAAGAACAAAAGGCAGTAGCAACTATTCTTTCTGATATAGATAAAGAGATTTTTAAACTAGAAGAAAAGCTTGAAAAATACAAAAAAATTAAACAGGGCATGATGGAACAATTGTTAACTGGAAAAATTCGATTAGCTTAA